Below is a genomic region from Actinomycetota bacterium.
GCCTTGGCAGCCCGGGCGTAGGACATGGCGACCCCGGTCAGGCCGATGCCGCAGTCCCCGATGAGCCCGTTGGTGTCCACCGTGAACTGGGCGGCGACCCCCACGGTGGCGAAGTCGCCGACCTTGCGGTGGAGCTTCAGGTAGGCGCCCCCGCCGTCGGCGAGGCCGGAGACCTCGATCGAGGCGAGGATCTCGGCCGGACCGAGGGCGGTGCAGTAGCTGCCCACGAAGAACTGGTCGGCAGGGATCGTCCGCCAGCCCTCGGGGCCGACCGCTCGGAAGCGTGCCCTCGCCGCCAGCAGGGCCGGCCCCCAGTCACCCGATGGGTGGGCGTGGGCCGCCGAGCCGCCGATGGTGCCCACATTGCGCACCAGCGGGTCGGCGATCACGTGGGTGACGTCCGCCAGCAACGGGGCGTGCGCCTTGAGCACGGTGGAGGCCTCCAGGACGGCGTCGGTGGTGGTGGCCCCGATCGTGAGCGTCCCGGCCGACTGCTTGATCCCGGACAGGCCGAGGCGGCGCAGATCCACCAGGTGAGCCGGGTTCTGGTAGCGGAACCGCATCTGGCGCACCAGGCTCTGCCCGCCGGCCAGCACGCGGGCCTCCTGGCCGTAGGTGGCCATGAGCGCAACCGCCTCCTCGACGGTGTCGGGGACGTGGAAGTCGAAGCGGCCCGGATACATCGGCTACGACACCCCCGCCAGCCGGGCACCCGCCCCGGCGCTGCCCAGCCAGGACCGCCCGTGGGCCTGCCCGACCAGGATGTGGGTGTGCGCCTCCATGAGCCCGCCCAGGTTGGGGTCGTGCTCGTCCGCGTCACCGGTGAGGGGCAGGATGCAGAAGATCACCCGGCCGGCGTCCTCGGCGGCGTGGGCGACGCTGGCCTCCGTGGCGATGGTCTCGGCCCCCAGGCGCCCCACCCACCGGATCATCCACTCGGCGGGCGACTCGGGCGCCGAGTGGGCCACGGCGATCTCCCGGGCGGCCAGCGCCCGGGCCCCGGCCCGCAGGAGGGCCTGGGCGAAGGGCCGACCTGCCGGGGCGGGCGGCGGCTCCGGGGTGGCGATGCCCGTGCCCATGGTCTGCAGGACCCCCGAGAAGGCCCTGGCTTCCTTCATCCCGCCCGGCACCAGGACCAGGACGTGGTCGGTCGGGCGGAGGCGGGCGAGCTGCGGTTCGAGGTCGGCCGTCCAGAAGCGTGCGGGCCGGCCCGCGAGCAGGTCCTCGGCCACCGACGCGGGCACACGCCAGTCGCGTCCGGGCTTGATGCCCGGGATGCGCCCCTGGCGGCACCAACGTGTCACCGTGTCGGGGCTCACGCCAAGCCGCTCCGCGACGTCGGCAACCCCGACAAAAAGCTCCTGCATGACCAATTTATCCTATAGGGCTGGTACTCACATGATACGGCGTTCCCTGGCAACGGTCTACCGAATGGGAGACAACCGGGCACAAACTGGGGAACCGACTGGGAAGCGGACGGCCCGGAGCACGGAGGGGCGCGGCGTAGACTGGGCGAACCATGCGGATCTCGGTCGGGATCAACGGCCAGCCGATCGACGCGGATGTCGAGCCCCGACTCCTCCTCGTCCACTTCCTGCGGGACATCCTGGCGCTCACGGGCACCCAGATCGGGTGTGACACCACCAGCTGCGGGGCGTGCACCGTGCTCCTGGACGGGATGGCGGTCAAATCCTGCGGGGTATTCGCCGTGCAGGTGGATGGCCGGGAGATCACCACGGTCGAGGGCCTGGCCCCCCACGGCCACCTCCACCCGATCCAGGAGGCATTCAAGGAGTGCCACGCGGTGCAGTGTGGCTTCTGCACGGCCGGGATGATGCTGGCCTCCATCGCCTTTCTGTCCCACCACCCCGACCCAAGTGACGAGGAGATCCGGTGGGCGCTCAGCGGGAACCTGTGCCGGTGCACCGGCTACGCCAACATCGTGAAAGCGGTGCAGTGGGCCGCCCGGCGCATGGCCGCCCCCGCCGGTGGAGCGCCGACCGGGGTGGCGGCAATCCTGGCCGCGGCGACGAGGGACCGCGATGGCAGCTGAGCCGGCCCGCCCGTCCCCGCCCGCCCATGAGTCTGCCCATGAGCCCGTCCACGAGTCCGCCCAGCGGGGCGCCATCGGGGCCAACCTGCCCCGGCGGGAGGACGACCGCTTCATCCGGGGCCAGGGCACCTTCGTGGCCGACGTCGCCCTACCCGGGATGGCCCACATGGCCATCCTGCGCAGCCCCATGGCCCGGGCGAAGATCCGCTCGATCAACGTGGCCCCCGCCTTCTCTCTCCCGGGGGTGATCGTGGTCGTCACCGGCGAGTTGCTCGCCACCCGCAACCTGGCGTGGATGCCGACGCCGTCGGGCGACGTCCAGCCGGTCCTGGCGGTGGGCGAGGTGTGTTACCAGGGCCAGGAGGTGGCCTGCGTCATCGCCGAGGATCCCTACACCGCCCACGACGCCCTGGAGTTGCTCGAGGTGGACTACGAGCCCCTCCCCGGGCTGATCGACCCGACCCAGGCCCTCGCCCCCGACGCCCCCCGGGTGCGCCAGGACAAGCCGGACAACGTCTGCTACTCCTGGGAGGCGGGCGACGCCGAGGCCACCGACCGGGCCTTCGCCGGTGCCGCCCGGGTCATCAGCCTGGACACCTACTACCCCCGCTGCCACCCCGCGCCCCTGGAGTGCTGCGGCTGCCTGGCCGACGTGCACGCCGTCGAGGGGAGCGCCCGGATCTACTTGACCTCCCAGGCGCCCCACGCCCACCGCACGATCCTGGCCGGGCTGGTGGGCCTGCCCGAGCACCAGGTGCGGATCATTTCGCCCGACATCGGGGGGGCGTTCGGCAACAAGATGCCCCTCTACCCGGGCTACGTGGCGGCGGTGGCGGCGTCGTTCCTGCTGGACCGCCCGGTGCGCTGGATCGAGGACCGCACCGGCAACCTCCTTTCCACCGGCTTCGCCCGTGACTTCCGCATGCACGGCGAGCTGGCCCTGGACCGGTCGGGGCGGATCCTCGGGCTACGGGTCACGCTGCTGTCCGACCACGGGGCCTTCTACGCCGACGCCCAGCCGGCCAAGTTCCGGGCCGGCCTGTTCCACATCGTGACCGGGTCCTACGACATCCCGGCGGCCCATGTCGCCGCCCAGGGCGTGTACACGAACAAGGCGCCCGGGGGGGTGGCCTACCGGTGCTCGTTCCGGGTCACCGAGGCTGCCTTCCTGATCGAGCGCCTGATGACCACTGCGGCCTCCGACCTGGGCGTCGACCCGGCCGAAATGCGCCGGCGGAACTTCATCCTGCCCGAGCAGTTCCCCTACCGGACAGCCACCGGCTTCTCCTACGACTCGGGCAACTACGAAGCGGCCCTGGACCTCGCCCTGGAGAAGGCGGGGTACGCCGAGCTGCGCCGGGAGCAGGCGGAGGGGCGCAAGAAGGGGCGCCTGATGGGGATCGGGATCTCAAGCTTCACCGAGGTGGCCGGTGCCGGGCCGAGCCGGGACTACGACCTGATGGGCATCAAGATGTTCGACTCCGCCGAGCTCATCGTGGCGCCCACCGGCAAGGCGATCCTCAAGCTGGGCGTCCAGAGCCAGGGCCAGGGCCACGAGACCACCTTCGCCCAGATCGTCGCCCACGAGCTGGGGATCCCGCCCGATGACGTTGCGGTCTACCACGGCGACACCAACAACACGCCCTACGGGCTGGGGACCTTCGGCTCCCGGAGCACCCCGACCGGCGGGGCGGCCACCGCCGTGGCGTGCCGGCAGCTGATCGACAAGGCCCGCCGGATCGCCGCCCACCTGCTGGAGGTGGAGGCCGACGACGTCGTGTGGCAGCCCGGCCGGTTCTCCCTGAGAGGGCTCCCGGAGCGGGAGGTCACCTTCCAGGAGGTGGCTGCCGCCGCCTACATGAACCCGCCCGAGGGCCTGGAGCCCGGCCTGGATACGGTCTCGTACTACGACCCGCCGCAGCTGACCTTCCCGTACGGCACCTACATCGTGGCGGTGGAGGTGAACGCCGAGACCGGCGAGTGGAAGGTCCTGAAGATGGTGGCGGTGGACGACTGCGGGGTACGGATCAACCCGATGATCGTCGAGGGCCAGATCATGGGCGGGCTGGCCGAGGGCTACGCCATCGCCTCGATGCAGGTGATCGACTTCGACGAGCACGGGGTCTCGGCCGGGTCCACCTTCGAGGACTACCTGGTGCCCACCGCCTGGGAGACACCCCGCTTCGAGCTGCACGAGCTGGTGACCCCCTGCCCGCACCATCCCTTGGGGACGAAGGGGGTGGGCGAGTCGCCGACGGTGGGCTCGCCGGCGGCCTTCGTGAACGCCGTGGTGGATGCCCTGGCGCCCCTGGGGGTGCGGAACATCGACATGCCCCTCACCTCCGACAAGGTCTGGGAGGCGATCCAGGGAGGCCGGGACTAACCTTTGCCCGAGGGCGGCGCGCTGGGGGTCGCGGTGCCCGTCGTGGCCGGCGTGGCGGTCTGGGTCGGCGCCGGGATCGGGGCGTAACTGAGGAAGCTCTGCGCCATGTGCGTGAACACCGGCCCGAGCGCGTTCTCGCTGGCGCTGTCGCTGGGGGGCTGGATCTGCAGTAGCAGCTGCACGAAGCGGGTCCCGTCCAGCAGGTAGTAGCCGTCGAAGTACGTGGTGGGGTTGGTGAGCGGCGCGTCCCACGTGAAGTGCCACCCGGGCAGGCCGCTGATCGCCACCGGGTTCTGGCTGACGATGTTCACGTCCTGGCCCAGGTTCTGCAGCAACGACGTCTTGAAGATGCCCAGGTCGCTGGACCCGTAGATGGCGCCGGTC
It encodes:
- a CDS encoding (2Fe-2S)-binding protein; translation: MRISVGINGQPIDADVEPRLLLVHFLRDILALTGTQIGCDTTSCGACTVLLDGMAVKSCGVFAVQVDGREITTVEGLAPHGHLHPIQEAFKECHAVQCGFCTAGMMLASIAFLSHHPDPSDEEIRWALSGNLCRCTGYANIVKAVQWAARRMAAPAGGAPTGVAAILAAATRDRDGS
- a CDS encoding helix-turn-helix domain-containing protein, translating into MQELFVGVADVAERLGVSPDTVTRWCRQGRIPGIKPGRDWRVPASVAEDLLAGRPARFWTADLEPQLARLRPTDHVLVLVPGGMKEARAFSGVLQTMGTGIATPEPPPAPAGRPFAQALLRAGARALAAREIAVAHSAPESPAEWMIRWVGRLGAETIATEASVAHAAEDAGRVIFCILPLTGDADEHDPNLGGLMEAHTHILVGQAHGRSWLGSAGAGARLAGVS
- a CDS encoding xanthine dehydrogenase family protein subunit M, with translation MYPGRFDFHVPDTVEEAVALMATYGQEARVLAGGQSLVRQMRFRYQNPAHLVDLRRLGLSGIKQSAGTLTIGATTTDAVLEASTVLKAHAPLLADVTHVIADPLVRNVGTIGGSAAHAHPSGDWGPALLAARARFRAVGPEGWRTIPADQFFVGSYCTALGPAEILASIEVSGLADGGGAYLKLHRKVGDFATVGVAAQFTVDTNGLIGDCGIGLTGVAMSYARAAKAEEYLNGRHLDRDALRRAGGIAAEETHPVGDSRGSSVYKREMVKVLCTQALVRAAERAGCPLEG
- a CDS encoding aerobic carbon-monoxide dehydrogenase large subunit, with protein sequence MAAEPARPSPPAHESAHEPVHESAQRGAIGANLPRREDDRFIRGQGTFVADVALPGMAHMAILRSPMARAKIRSINVAPAFSLPGVIVVVTGELLATRNLAWMPTPSGDVQPVLAVGEVCYQGQEVACVIAEDPYTAHDALELLEVDYEPLPGLIDPTQALAPDAPRVRQDKPDNVCYSWEAGDAEATDRAFAGAARVISLDTYYPRCHPAPLECCGCLADVHAVEGSARIYLTSQAPHAHRTILAGLVGLPEHQVRIISPDIGGAFGNKMPLYPGYVAAVAASFLLDRPVRWIEDRTGNLLSTGFARDFRMHGELALDRSGRILGLRVTLLSDHGAFYADAQPAKFRAGLFHIVTGSYDIPAAHVAAQGVYTNKAPGGVAYRCSFRVTEAAFLIERLMTTAASDLGVDPAEMRRRNFILPEQFPYRTATGFSYDSGNYEAALDLALEKAGYAELRREQAEGRKKGRLMGIGISSFTEVAGAGPSRDYDLMGIKMFDSAELIVAPTGKAILKLGVQSQGQGHETTFAQIVAHELGIPPDDVAVYHGDTNNTPYGLGTFGSRSTPTGGAATAVACRQLIDKARRIAAHLLEVEADDVVWQPGRFSLRGLPEREVTFQEVAAAAYMNPPEGLEPGLDTVSYYDPPQLTFPYGTYIVAVEVNAETGEWKVLKMVAVDDCGVRINPMIVEGQIMGGLAEGYAIASMQVIDFDEHGVSAGSTFEDYLVPTAWETPRFELHELVTPCPHHPLGTKGVGESPTVGSPAAFVNAVVDALAPLGVRNIDMPLTSDKVWEAIQGGRD